A region of Candidatus Obscuribacter sp. DNA encodes the following proteins:
- the gyrB gene encoding DNA topoisomerase (ATP-hydrolyzing) subunit B: MAKNEQGTVASLEDQDKNEEEKVKNPQDELVNEQVQGNYDASSISVLEGLEAVRVRPGMYIGTTGPRGLHHTVWEIVDNSVDEALAGHCTRIEITINADESCTVLDNGRGIPTDIVEQTGKSAVETVFTVLHAGGKFGGGGYKVSGGLHGVGASVVNALSERLEVEVYRNGRVHKQVYLRGVADGDLQVLGEIDIRGTKVTYWPDHEIFHDFNEDGVRLKIYFEWDVLATRLREMAFLNKGLCIVLTDNRKAESKSETYHYAGGIASYVEYLNETRDNLHKPPIYFEQRDQEVTVECSMQWTAQYSESVYSFVNNINTHDGGTHLTGFRNALTRIVNDYARKNNLLKEGDANFTGDDVREGLTAIISVKVPDPQFEGQTKERLGNREVQGVVQGVVAERLADWLELNPKPAKDIIQKVIQSKSAREAAQKAKQTIRRQSALSGTGLPGKLADCSDKDPERCEVYLVEGDSAGGSAKQGRDRTFQAILPLRGKILNVERVQPSRIYDNAEVQAMIQAIGLQVKDEDEDGTKSVGLLRPNAENLDMSKLRYHKIIIMTDADVDGSHIRTLLLTFFFRYAKPMVEQGYVYIAQPPLYKVTKGKRVEYCYNEHKLEALRAELGDKIDVQRFKGLGEMMPEQLWETTMNPATRTLKRVSVADVSEADHVFDLLMGESVAPRREFIEVNSHLVGNLDI; encoded by the coding sequence ATGGCGAAGAACGAGCAAGGGACAGTGGCATCTTTGGAAGATCAAGATAAGAACGAAGAAGAGAAAGTCAAAAATCCACAAGACGAATTAGTCAACGAACAAGTCCAGGGCAACTATGACGCATCATCAATCAGCGTCCTGGAAGGTCTGGAAGCTGTCCGTGTCAGACCTGGTATGTACATCGGTACAACCGGACCAAGAGGTCTGCACCACACCGTCTGGGAAATCGTCGACAACTCAGTAGACGAAGCCTTGGCTGGACATTGCACTCGCATCGAAATAACAATCAACGCAGACGAATCCTGCACAGTCCTCGACAACGGTCGCGGTATCCCCACAGATATCGTTGAACAAACCGGTAAGAGCGCTGTTGAAACAGTCTTTACAGTACTACACGCTGGCGGTAAGTTTGGCGGCGGCGGATATAAGGTATCTGGCGGCTTGCACGGCGTCGGTGCTTCTGTTGTAAACGCCCTGTCTGAGCGTTTGGAAGTAGAAGTATATAGAAACGGCCGAGTGCACAAACAAGTCTACTTGCGTGGTGTTGCCGATGGTGACTTGCAAGTATTGGGCGAAATCGACATTCGTGGCACAAAAGTTACTTACTGGCCCGACCATGAAATCTTCCACGACTTCAACGAAGATGGCGTCAGACTCAAGATCTATTTTGAGTGGGATGTACTGGCCACCAGATTGCGCGAAATGGCCTTCCTCAATAAAGGTCTATGCATCGTCCTCACCGACAACCGCAAAGCCGAGAGCAAATCTGAGACTTATCACTATGCTGGTGGTATCGCCAGCTATGTAGAGTATCTCAACGAGACCAGAGACAACCTCCACAAACCACCAATCTACTTTGAGCAAAGAGACCAGGAAGTAACTGTTGAATGCTCCATGCAGTGGACCGCTCAGTACAGCGAGTCTGTATACAGCTTTGTTAACAACATCAATACCCATGATGGTGGTACACACTTAACTGGTTTTAGAAACGCACTCACCCGTATCGTTAACGATTACGCTCGTAAAAATAACCTCCTCAAAGAAGGCGATGCCAACTTTACTGGAGACGACGTGCGTGAAGGTCTGACTGCGATTATCTCAGTCAAAGTGCCAGACCCTCAGTTTGAAGGTCAGACCAAAGAAAGACTGGGCAACCGTGAAGTCCAGGGCGTGGTCCAGGGTGTCGTAGCTGAGCGTCTGGCTGACTGGCTAGAACTCAACCCCAAACCAGCTAAAGACATCATCCAAAAGGTAATCCAATCCAAGTCTGCTCGTGAAGCTGCTCAAAAAGCTAAACAAACAATCCGCAGACAATCGGCTCTCTCAGGTACTGGTCTACCAGGCAAACTGGCTGACTGCTCTGATAAAGACCCTGAGAGATGCGAAGTTTATCTGGTAGAAGGTGACTCCGCCGGTGGTAGCGCCAAGCAAGGCCGCGACCGGACATTCCAGGCTATTTTGCCTCTCAGAGGTAAAATCCTCAACGTCGAAAGAGTACAGCCCAGCCGCATCTACGATAACGCTGAAGTACAGGCGATGATCCAGGCCATCGGTCTGCAAGTCAAAGACGAAGATGAAGATGGCACAAAATCAGTAGGTCTTTTGCGTCCTAACGCCGAAAACCTCGACATGAGCAAACTGCGCTATCACAAAATCATCATCATGACCGACGCCGACGTCGATGGTAGCCACATCCGCACATTGCTTCTGACATTCTTCTTCCGCTATGCCAAACCAATGGTCGAGCAAGGTTATGTCTATATCGCTCAACCACCACTCTACAAAGTGACCAAGGGCAAGCGTGTTGAATACTGCTATAACGAGCACAAACTCGAAGCATTGAGAGCCGAACTCGGTGACAAAATTGACGTCCAGCGCTTTAAGGGTCTTGGCGAAATGATGCCCGAGCAACTCTGGGAAACAACCATGAACCCAGCCACTCGTACTCTCAAGCGCGTAAGCGTCGCTGACGTATCTGAAGCTGACCACGTCTTTGACTTGCTCATGGGCGAATCAGTAGCACCGCGTCGCGAGTTTATCGAAGTGAACAGCCACCTCGTCGGCAACCTGGACATATAA
- a CDS encoding CDP-alcohol phosphatidyltransferase family protein translates to MVNVANVITVSRVVLALFTLALLYLPATNTILWTVFGLTVFVIWADGLDGYFARKLNQSSKFGAILDIAGDRAVEMAYWIVFASLGWIAVWVPLLYLVRGTFVDALRSQASEQGYTAFGAKTMMQSPLGKFLVASNFSRFTYAVVKALAFCLIIACHIPTPVQSQLAITADVMVYISAAFCLVRGLPVLFESGHLFKATQ, encoded by the coding sequence ATGGTCAACGTCGCCAATGTAATCACAGTATCGAGAGTAGTACTTGCTCTCTTTACTCTGGCGCTGCTTTACCTGCCGGCCACAAATACAATACTCTGGACCGTATTTGGACTGACTGTATTTGTTATTTGGGCTGACGGGCTAGATGGATATTTTGCCCGCAAGCTCAATCAATCCTCTAAGTTTGGCGCTATCCTCGATATCGCCGGCGACAGAGCAGTGGAGATGGCTTACTGGATAGTCTTTGCCAGTCTAGGCTGGATAGCAGTCTGGGTGCCTCTGCTCTACCTAGTGCGTGGTACTTTTGTGGACGCTTTGCGCAGCCAGGCAAGCGAGCAAGGCTATACCGCATTTGGTGCCAAAACAATGATGCAGTCACCACTGGGCAAGTTTTTGGTGGCATCCAACTTTAGCCGTTTTACTTATGCTGTGGTCAAAGCACTGGCATTTTGTCTGATCATCGCCTGCCATATACCAACACCAGTACAAAGCCAGCTTGCCATCACAGCTGATGTGATGGTCTATATCTCAGCAGCATTTTGTCTGGTGCGTGGACTGCCGGTATTGTTTGAGAGCGGTCATCTATTTAAGGCTACGCAATAA
- a CDS encoding bifunctional riboflavin kinase/FAD synthetase — MDVFFDPKPGLIDRSAIALGFFDGVHPGHQAVIGKAIEEARRLNIPSGVVTFKDHPRGLTRGQAPLLLTVIEERLGLFKEMGVDVALVLTFSEELCRLTPQAYVEDMLVKAMGAKSISVGHNHHFGRDREGDASLLAKMGETLDFCVHTSDMVYVDGLEVSSSRVRDLVIGKNLELAAKLLSRPFSVRGEIVKGDQRGRTLGFPTANVHTAKNQLLPPCGVYAGFCEIIGEGHGQKHLCVINIGVRPTFKNPEMRMDMANPEPKLTVEAHLLDFDRDIYGRELRVEFHKLLRDEKKFDGLESLKTQIALDCQMARSTMPCLIL; from the coding sequence TTGGACGTTTTTTTCGATCCTAAACCCGGCTTAATCGACAGGTCAGCTATTGCGCTGGGCTTCTTTGACGGGGTGCACCCCGGGCATCAGGCAGTTATTGGCAAGGCCATTGAAGAAGCGCGCCGCCTTAATATCCCCTCAGGTGTGGTCACTTTTAAAGACCATCCTCGTGGTTTGACCAGAGGGCAAGCGCCTTTGCTGCTTACTGTGATTGAGGAGCGGCTTGGTTTATTTAAAGAAATGGGCGTGGATGTAGCGCTGGTATTGACCTTTAGCGAAGAGCTTTGTCGCCTTACTCCCCAGGCCTATGTTGAAGACATGCTTGTAAAGGCAATGGGAGCAAAGTCTATTAGTGTCGGACATAACCACCATTTTGGTCGCGACCGCGAAGGCGATGCCAGTCTGCTTGCCAAAATGGGGGAGACGCTGGATTTTTGTGTCCATACCAGCGATATGGTTTATGTAGATGGTTTAGAGGTCTCAAGCAGTCGTGTGCGTGACCTCGTTATCGGCAAAAACCTTGAGCTTGCAGCCAAACTTTTATCGAGACCGTTTAGCGTGCGGGGCGAAATAGTCAAAGGTGATCAGCGCGGGCGCACCCTGGGCTTTCCTACTGCTAATGTCCACACTGCTAAAAATCAGCTTTTGCCGCCCTGCGGAGTATATGCTGGCTTTTGTGAAATAATTGGCGAAGGTCATGGGCAGAAGCATTTATGCGTGATTAATATCGGTGTCAGACCGACCTTTAAAAATCCAGAAATGCGCATGGATATGGCTAATCCTGAGCCGAAATTGACAGTTGAAGCTCATTTGCTCGATTTTGACCGCGATATTTATGGACGTGAATTGCGCGTTGAGTTTCACAAACTATTGCGCGACGAAAAGAAATTTGATGGTCTTGAATCGCTCAAAACACAGATTGCGCTTGACTGCCAGATGGCGCGCTCGACTATGCCCTGTCTCATTCTTTAA
- the recF gene encoding DNA replication/repair protein RecF — protein sequence MLLKHVTVKNFRNYQDATLELSPSRNLLIGENAQGKTNLLEAIEIMANMRRTRGASDRELVMVGQSQAFIEVGYVSQGIAENASLTYALNPRLSKTIKINGVKQTRNELSGRISRLTAVSFSSRDLSLLRGGPKDRRDWLDDVMGKLRHSLYELLSKYEKVVQQRNRLLKTLFEKGRVSVSDQDELKVWDTQLCRYGSRIIKSRVDTLALILPGAEANQSRVSGLKEKLNAAYIFREHDQDEPQNEQEVGQAASVGDLVEATVEEIEERIAKSLKMRRAEEIARKQTLTGPHRDDISFALNDLSAQSFGSQGQQRSLVLSLKLAELKLVEEHLAEPPLLLLDDVLAELDLSRQGMLMELVQDKMQTLITTTHLDGFRPEWLTGAQITKVVQGRLES from the coding sequence TTGCTTTTAAAGCATGTCACCGTCAAAAACTTTCGTAATTATCAGGACGCTACTCTGGAGCTCAGTCCCAGTCGTAATTTGCTCATTGGCGAAAACGCTCAGGGTAAGACTAACCTTTTGGAAGCCATTGAGATCATGGCAAACATGCGTCGCACCAGAGGAGCTAGCGATAGAGAGCTTGTGATGGTCGGTCAATCGCAAGCTTTTATTGAGGTAGGTTATGTCAGTCAGGGCATTGCCGAGAACGCCAGTTTGACTTATGCACTTAATCCGCGACTGAGCAAAACTATCAAAATTAATGGTGTCAAACAAACACGCAACGAACTCAGTGGTCGCATTAGCAGACTCACCGCCGTTAGCTTTAGCTCGCGTGATCTCAGCCTTTTGCGCGGTGGGCCAAAAGATCGCCGCGACTGGCTTGATGATGTGATGGGTAAGCTCAGGCACAGTCTCTATGAGCTTTTGAGTAAATACGAAAAAGTCGTGCAGCAACGTAATCGTCTGTTGAAAACTCTGTTTGAAAAAGGGCGAGTCTCAGTCAGCGACCAGGACGAACTAAAAGTCTGGGATACGCAGCTCTGCCGTTATGGTAGCCGCATTATTAAGAGTCGGGTGGACACCCTTGCTTTGATTTTGCCGGGAGCTGAAGCCAATCAATCGCGGGTCTCTGGGCTAAAAGAAAAACTCAACGCTGCGTATATTTTTAGAGAGCACGATCAAGACGAGCCGCAAAACGAGCAAGAAGTAGGACAAGCAGCCAGTGTGGGCGACCTGGTCGAAGCGACTGTGGAAGAAATCGAAGAGCGTATCGCCAAAAGTCTAAAGATGCGCCGTGCCGAAGAAATCGCTCGCAAGCAAACCTTGACTGGACCGCACCGCGATGACATCAGTTTTGCTCTTAATGATTTATCAGCCCAATCCTTTGGCAGTCAGGGTCAACAGCGCTCTTTGGTTTTGTCGCTCAAATTGGCTGAGCTAAAGCTTGTCGAGGAGCATCTGGCGGAGCCGCCACTGCTCTTGCTCGATGATGTCCTGGCTGAGTTAGATTTGTCCAGGCAGGGCATGCTTATGG